The Desulfobacterales bacterium sequence TGGTTTTTCCTCAACCTGCTGATCGAGTCCACCGTAATTCCCCTTGAACTCATTTTCGAGCATCGACTGTACCTGCCGTCAATCGGTTTCTTCATGGGAGTGGTCGCTGTTATTGATTTCGGGGTGGCACGGTCGCGTCCCCGGCGGCCGGCCGAGGCCCGCAAGATTGTTTTGTTGGTTATGATTATCCTGATTACGGTTTCCTCTGTTTTGACCACCATCCGCAACGAGGATTGGCGCGACTCCCTGACCATCTATGAGGATTGTTATCTGAAATCCCCGGAAAAGTCCCGGGCCGTGTCAAACTACGGGATGGTTCTGGCCGGGGCCGGCCGGCGCACCGAAGCCCTTGCGCTCCTGGAGCGGGCCCTTGACATGGGCCGGAGGCACAATGAGGAATATATCACTACTGCCAACAATATTCTGAATATCCATAAGAGTCAGGGTGAATATGAAGAGGCGGTCAAGGCAGGGGAAAGATATTTTGCCAACATGACCTATGATCTGAACTTTGCCGGTTTTGATAAGTTTACCCGTAACTGGGGGTATGCGTATTTTAAAACCGGCAGGTATGAAGACGCCCTGAACACCTATACCACCGGCCTTCGGTTCAGTATCAATCCCCAACCATTGCTGCTGGCGACAAACAGACTGTTCGTTGCGGCCAACGAAACAGAGGAGGGGCGAAAAGAGCTGGGCCTGACCGGTGAACCGGTTGACGTTCCCTTGAAAATGGCCCGGCTGTCCCTGTTGTTGCGGCTCTACGACCAGGCGGACAAATATCTTCAAACGGCCCGGGAGTTGCAGCCTGAACATCCCCTCCTGCAACAGCTCCAGGGGGAGTTGGAAGAACAACTTGAAAAGAACAGGCTGGCGCGGCAACAGTTTCAAATCAGTAATGACCAGGCATACCGCGATAATGGATGGTTCCGTTTCTATATTACCCTGGCCAGATTTGTCATGTCTCACTACCCGCCCCTTATGGGACGGCCGTTATACTGGCTTCTGGACCAAGCCCGGGGCAGCGCCCCTGACAGCCCGTTTGTTGCCGTGTATCTGGCCCGCTGGGAGATGCACAACGGCCGGCAGGAGGAAGCGGTCCAGCGGCTGGAACGCGCCCTGCGCAGCCAACCGGATAACGTGATGTTGCTGGGCGCGCTCGGCCCTGATTATCTTGGCCTGGGCCGGACCGGTCAAGCAGTGGAGATTTTTACCCGGATCCTGGAGTTGTTCCCCGGTCATCCCCAGTGGGCTCAGTTGGAAAAAATAGTTGCGGACTGGGAAGCCTTGCAGGGCAAGGCGATTCCAGACCCGACCAGTTCTTAACGTCTTTTTCAGGAATAGCTGACTGGGCGTGCCGGGGGAGTAGCGGCCTTGTTGTTCAGCGGTCGTTCGTTTTGGCGGTGAATGGTCTTGAGTATTGATCTGGCCAAGCGGAGCAGCTCCTCTTTTTTGCCGGTGTAGTTGTTGGTGAAAAGGGTGAGGTAATGCGCTGCAAGGGATGGTCTGGGCTGGTAGCGGTAGTAGAAAAGGCCGAGATAGAGGTCGGCAAGCTCGTCCTCCGGGGCCTTGATTTTAATAAAATGACAGAGATCCGCCAACAGGTCCAACGGCAGTACCAGTGTTGCCGTGGAAAATTGTTTTTTTCGCATCAACTGGAAATAGGCGATATATGCCTGGAGCATTGTTTTTTTGATCCGGGGTTGGCGGCCAATGTCCACTGCGGCAAGCCAGGTCAGGTACGAGCGTAGAAAGGGGGCATTGCGGCGCAACAGTTCTTCGGTGGATACGGTCTTGTCCGGAGTTGTAACCTTCCAGACAATACCCTGGAGGGAATTGGAAAGCCGGGCCGGAGTGTCTTCGTTATATTCGGCCAGCAGGGTGTGAATATTGGTTGCCGCATAGATATCAACACCACTGTCAAGGAGCGCCCGGAGCCACTGGACGGTTGAAACCCTGGTCGGTGGTGGGACAGGGCCGGTTGGCCCTGGGACAGCGGTTTCTCCGCCAGGATGCCGCAGGCCGGTCCTGTCACCGAACCGCGAGGAGAAGTAGTTGCGGTAGTCGGCGGTTTTTGTCATCGGCCAGGCCAGGCAGGCTACGTCGCGGCGGAAGCCCTCGACCTCCTGCAGGTAGAAGGTGGTGAAAATGTTGCTGTCGGAGTTCAAGATGAGCATGCTGTCGGGGGAACAGCCGGACAGAACATCACGGCCTGCCTGCAGTTCAATGTCAATGGTATCGTAGTTTGTCTGCCGGGCGCCGTTTGAAATGGTGATGATGAGTATGGCGACCGGTGCGAACACGGCAACATGGCGCCCATATTTTTTGTAACCGCCCCGGAAGGCCGGGAGCAGCCGGTCAAGGGCCAGGATCGCCAGCATGGTGGCGACCAGGTTGGGCATGAGATACATCCGGGCCAGGATCTCCTCTTCAAAGCCGTGCTTGGCTGGAGCATTTACCATCAGGAAAAAGCACAGTGACGACAGAAACCAGACCAGGCAGGTCGCATCGCGGAGGGAAAACCGGCAGGCGAGGGTGCGCAGGACCTGCCAGATAACCAGGACGCCGGAGAAGATGGTGAGACCCTGGCTGGAAAAGAGACCGGTGACCAGGTATCGGTTCAGCCAGTAGGTGGCGGCCAGGGTCTGATCGCCAGCGGCGGTGAGCGAAAAGGTGCCGTAGAGCCGCCGCAGAAAGAGGTCGATCAGGTCCTGAAGATTATGCACGGATATACCCAGGGCACTGACCGGATTGGTGAAGAGCCAGGTGCTGATCACCGGCTGCAGGTAGCAGGCCAGACCCAGGAGGAAGGCGCCGATGAGCCATGAAAATTCCTTGATTCGGGTCCGGTTGTCGGGAAGCTTGAGCCAGTAATACCCGTAAATAAGAAAGAATCCCGGGAACAGAAAGACAATGGAATGGTGATTGGCTCCGCCCAGGCCGGCCACCAGCCCCAGGCCGCGGGTCGCGGGGTGAAATTTGTTCTTGCTGATGGTGAAAAGGGCCAGATAGATGCCGATGGAACAGATAAGGATGTGCAGGGAAAAGACCTCGGCAGCGGTCAGCCAGCGGATGCTCATGGGAGAAAAGACATAAAAACAGCCGCCGATCAAAATGGCCGCCGGCTGGACGTCAATCAGCCGAAGTGCCTTGTACAGGACGACAATCGCGGCCAGGAAACAGAGGGTGGAAAAGAGGTTATAGGTATAGATGACGTTGCTGAACGGCGAGATGAGCGAAAAAAGCTTGCCCAGGAGTATGTAGAGCGGATAGCCGGGCGGATGGGCAATGCCCAGGTTGAAACTGGCGGCGATCATCTCGCCGGAGTCGGCGCCGACCAGATGGTCGCTGGTAAAGGAGATATAGATGGCGGCCACTGCCAGAAGGAACAGGCCGGGCAAACCGCGGGCAAACCTGTCGATTTTTTGCTGAGACTGGTTTTTTTTATGGGCAGCGGCGGGAGTATTCATTGTTTTTTGGGACGACCGATGCAATAATGACAAGATTTTCAGCCCGTTGGAAATGGGCCGGGCCAAGATTTTTGGTAAACATTCAGTAACCCCCCTCCTGTCGGGAAAGGGGTTTTCTTCTACCAACGGCCGCTCCATTGAAAAGGGCCGGCTGTTCATAAACAGGCTATCAAGCAGGAACTCGCTTCGCCGCGGCGGCGATTCGGAAGCCATAAGCATATCATGCCGAAGTTGTTTCAATTTCCGCTTTTGCCGTCACGGCCGCGGCTCAAGGTCCGCTACACCGTTCGGTATAAGAAAACCCCTTTCCCGGTCCAACGTCAAACGTACGGGGCTTACCGAAACCTTACGATTTTTGAGGTGTGAAGAGCAAGGACGCGATGTCGGCATCAAGGTGTTTCTTCATGGAACGTTACCATGGGCCGGACGGGTTGGAAGATTGGTGGCAACGATAGATTCATGAAAGGTCTGGTTATAATTCCCACGTTCAACGAGGTTGACAATATCGCCCTGGTCGTTGCCAAGACCCTGGAGGCGGACCCTGGGCTTGATATCCTTATTATCGATGATAACTCACCGGACGGCACCGGAACGCTGGCCGACAGCCTGGCCGACCAACAGCCGCGGGTCCACGTCCTCCACCGGCCGCGGAAGCTGGGCCTGGGAACCGCATATATTGCAGGTTTTAAATATGCGGTCAATCGAAAATACGATCTGATTTTTGAGATGGACGCTGATCTGTCCCATGATCCGAAGTATCTGCCGGACTTCATTGAGGCTGCCACCACCGCCGATCTGGTGATCGGGTCGCGTTATCTCAACGGGGTCAATGTGGTTAACTGGCCCATGCACCGCCTTTTGCTCAGCTATCTGGCCAATATCTATGCCCGTCTCATTACCGGCATGTCGGTGCGGGATCTTACAAGCGGCTTCAAATGTTTCCGGCGGGAGGTCCTTGAGAGCCTGGACCTGACCCGGATCTCCTCCGAGGGCTATGCCTTTCAGGTCGAGATACATTTTCGTGTGTGGAAGAAGGGGTTTGTCCTCAGGGAGATACCTATTGTCTTCACTGATCGTACTTGCGCCTCGACCAAAATGGACAGCCACGTGATAGTCGAGGCCGTCTGGATTGTCTGGAAAATGAGATTGCTCGCCCTTGCCGGGAAGCTGTAAGGCTTTTTTAAGGGAGACGTGGTCGTATTGGCGGGCAGATGAACAGAATAAACGGGATAAAGCCAAGGTATTTTCTGTATGGGCTCTTACTCCTTGTCTTTGCCGCTTATGCCAATACCCTCTTTTCTCCACCGGTTCTTGATGATTTCACTGCCTTTGTAGAGAATCCTGCACTTGAAGTGGAGGATTTTTCCTGTCAATCTCTCCAGAAGATTGCCGGAGGGCGTTTCGGGATAACCCGCTTTCTGCCTCAACTCTCATTTGCGGTTGACAGGCGGCTGGGCAATGGGTTCATCATCCAGTTTCATCTGACCAACATTGCCATCCACCTCGCTGTTGTCTTTGCTCTGGTCATGTTCCTGCGAGCCGTGTTCCGCACCCGGGTGGGCAGAGAATCTGCCGGAGAATTTATAAGTCCCGACATGATGATCGTGCTTATCTGCGCCCTGTGGGCCTTGCATCCCGTTCATACCAATGTCGTTACATATATTGTCCAGAGGATGACGTCCATTGCGACATTATTTTATATTATCTCCCTGGCCGCGTATATTGAGGCTCGAATTGCCGCCGGGGTAAGAAAGTATTTGTTATTCTTCGTTTTTTTCTGTGCAGCCCTGGCTTCTTTTTTCAGTAAAGAGATTTCCGCAACCCTGCCGCTGGCCGTTATTCTCATTGAGTGGATTTTGATTAACCCGGAGTGGGGGAGGGACGTTTTCTCTCGGTTACGGTGGTATCACTGGCTGGCAGTGGTTATCATTCTGTTGCTTCTGGTTCCATTACTCCATTATCCCTGGAATGAGGTTGCCAAGGGGTATGCTTCACGCCATTTCACCCTGGGGGAGCGGCTCTTGACCCAGGCACGGGTTGTTGTTTTCTATATTGGCCTGCTTCTTCTGCCCTGGCCCGGCTGGATGAATCTTGACCATGATTTTGTCGTGTCGACATCCTTTCTTGACCCGCCGTCAACGCTTTTCTGCATTCTACTGCTGGTGTTGTTTCTGAGCGGTGGATTCGCCATGCGCAGGCGCTGCCCTCTTGTTTCATTCGGCGTGATATGGTTTTTTCTGCATCTGGCCCTGGAATCGACGGCCATTCCCCTGGAATTGGTTTTCGAGCACCGGCTCTACCTGCCTTCAATAGGTTTCTGGCTTGCTGTTGTCAGTGGATCCGGGGCGATGCTGGCAAGGTCTCCCTTCAGGGTCAACCGGAATGCATGTATTATTTCATTGGTGCTGGTTGTCGCGGTTTTCACGGGGTTGACCCGAACGAGGAACACGGCCTGGGAGAGTCGGTTGACCCTCACCATGGACTGCGCCATAAAATCACCTGCCAAGGCCCGTGCCGTGGCAAATTATGGCGAGGCTCTGGCCCAACAGGGGGACTTTGCGGAAGCGTTGCCAGTTTTGGAACGGGCTCTTGCAATCAGCCGTCCGCACCAGGAAGAATTTATCAGTGTCGCAAGCAATATTGTAACTCTCTTGGGCCAGCAGGGTCGGCATGGCGAGGCCATTTCCCGCGGCGAGACATACTGGCGGCAGATGTCTACACAAATGAACTTGATTAATCTTCCGAAATTCATGCTGGCCCTCGGGAGATCCTGTGCCCGGGCCGGCCGCTTCAGTGACGCCTTTCAGGCCCTGGTCATCGGTCTGCATTTCAGCCCCGGGTTGGATGCTCTTCATGATATGTTGCTGAGGGTATTACAGGATGCAAGTCGTGACGAAAGGGCGCGGGGCGAACTCGGCCTGGATGAAAATAACGGTGCGCTATACAGACGGATGGCCGAGGTGATGCTGGACGTTCGTGAGTATGAACTGGCCGGGCAGTACCTTGACAGGTATACGGAGTTGGCTCCTGATGATCTGGCGAAGCAGTTGCGTGATACTCTTGGGACCGTAAGAGATCTCAATCAAAGGGAGGAACGGTTGCTTCAATTACAAAATGATCAGGTATACAGAGAAGATACGGCATTTCATGTTTATATGAATGCCGCGCTTTTTTTTGAAAAATATTATCCGCTTTTTCAAGGAACTATAGTAAAAAGTCTTCTGGCCATGCTGGAAAGACGCAGTCCCGGGCATCCTTTTGCAGGGCTCCTTCGTGTTCGATGGAAAGCCCGACACTGTGATAAGGCTGAAGCAATTCAAGAAGCCGAGGCTCTGGTCGCACGCCATCCTGATTTTATTCCGGCACTAACTCAACTTGTCAGGTATTACCTTGATGAGGGGAGGAGAGAAGATGCCGCTCCATACCTTCGCCGGATATTATCCCTCTACCCCGGCCATTATAATTGGATGTATTATGAAAAGGTGGAGCTGGTGTCCCTGCCCGGGAGTAAGGGGGCACTGTTGCGAGATGCCTTTGGGGATATCGGCGGACAAAGGGTGATACAGGATGCTAAATGAAAAAATAACCGTGGTGCTCCCCGCCTTTAATGAGAAGGAAAATATAGGGGAGACGATTCTCTCCATCCGGGCCCATCTCCCTGAATGCGAGATCCTGGTGGTTGACGACGGCTCCACCGATGGGACCGGGGAGATCGCCCGGCAGGCCGGGACCCGGGTCTGTACTCATCCGTATAACATTGGCAACGGGGCCGCGGTCAAGACCGGGCTCAGGAACGCCAGGGGCGACTGGGTTGTTCTGATGGACGCGGATGGCCAGCACAACCCGGCCGATATTGCCGGGCTGCTGGCGCACAGGGACCGGTATGACATGGTGGTCGGCGCCCGGGGCAAGGATTCGGAGACCAGGTGGCACCGGGATCTGGCCAACCGGATTTTCAACGGCCTGGCCGGTTATGTGACCAGGTTCAAGGTGCATGATCTTACCTCCGGATTCCGCCTGCTGCGAAGGGCCACGGCGCGGCAGTTCATCTATCTGCTGCCCAATACCTTTTCCTATCCCTCCACCATTACCATGGCCTATCTGCGTAGCGGCCGGAGCGTGAAATATGTCCCGATCAGGACCCGGGCCAGGAAGGGCAAAAGCAAGATCAGGCTGGCCCGCGACGGGGTCCGCTTTCTCTTGATTATCACCAAGATCGCCACCCTGTTCTCCCCGTTCCGGATCTTTTTGCCGGTGAGCTTTGTCTTTTTTCTCACCGGAGTGATGTATTATGTCTACACTTTTATTACCACGCATCGTTTTACCAACATGTCCGCCTTACTGCTGACAACATCGGTTGTCATCTTCATGATGGGATTGATCTCGGAGCAGATTTCCCAGATGCGCTACGAGCGGATTGACCGGGATGGAGAAGAGTAGATCTCAGACCCTGGCCGCGGATTCAACCCTGTTGCCGGCCCGGTAAAATTCCCCGCGCCGAGATCGAAAAGAGATACAATGTTCAGGAAATATCAATGGTATAGCTGGGCTCTGCGGCTGGCTGTCTTTTTTGCCGTGTTCTGGGTCATCGGCCGGAATATCGGCGAGATCAGACGGTATGACTTCAGCTGTGACTGGCGGCTCCTTTTTTTCAGTTTTGTCTCGCTTACTATCGGTTACCTTGCCATTGTCAGGGTATGGATAGGGTTGACCGGTGAGTTCGGCATCCGGGTTCCCTTTGCAAAGGCAGCCAAGGCCTGGTTTGTTTCTCAGCTCGGCAAGTATGTCCCCGGCAAGGTCGTCCTGCTGTTGGTACGGTTTGATGTGTACCAGGGATATCCGAAGCGCACCATTGTCATTGCCACCTGGATCGAGTACGTCGTCTCCCTGGTTGCCTCCGGGATGCTGATCCTGCTGGCCCTGGCCGCGGCGCCGCAACTGGTGCCGCCCACTGTCCGTTGGCTGGCCGGGATTGGGACGCTGCTTTTTATGGGACTGCTCTGGCCGCCCTGGCTGGCCCGCTACGTCAACTGGGGTTTAGTGGCTCTGGGTAAGGATACCATTGACGAGTTTCCGTCCTATCCGGCCCTTCTTCGTTTCGTCGGGGGGTTTGTGTTTGTCGGCCTGCTCCACGGCCTGGGCCTGTTCTTGACCATCCGTTCCTTTTTTGCCGTGGATTTTTCATACTTTCTCATTATTGCCGGGGTGTACGAGGCGGCCGCCCTCATCGGCCTGGCGGCGGTGTTTGCTCCCAGCGGCTTAGGGGTGCGGGAGGGTGTGCTGTTTCTCGTGCTCCCCTTGTTTCTTCCCCTGCCGGTCGTTATTGTCAGTTCCATCCTTATCCGGTTGATCACCACCGGGGTGGAGCTGTTGTTGAGTTGTCTATTCCTCGGCCTTGACAAGTATTCCGGCACCAGCGGCAGACCGGTGTACTCGCAACATGGATAGGTGGTTGAGCAGGGTGCAACCGGCAGACATGAACCAGGACAGGAGCATTTACATAATCAGCGGCAAGTCGCCAATGAACCTGCCCGGCGGGCTGGGTGCCTATGCCATCAACCTGGCTAGAATTTTCAGGGAACTGGGCTATGCGGTTTCTGTTCTCGGTTTCAGTGAACAGGCGGATGAGTTTCAGCGGGACGGCATTACCTTTATCCATGTTCACACCCCCTTTGACCGGCTCAAGGGGTTGGGGGTTGGCCTTATCACCCCCTATTTCCTCCGGACTCTGCGCCGGAAGATCGACGCTGATAACGCCGGAGAGATCCTGGTCTACGGCATGGCCAGCTGGAATTACGTGGGGATTCGGTTGAAGAAGGCGTTGCCGGGGCGCAATATAAAGACCCTGGTGAGCTGTTTCACCACCCATAAGCATGAGCTGATGGGCCATATCCGGGGGGCGCCGATCCGGGATTACGGCCCTGGCCCCTTTATCAAGTACGGGCTGGCCTATCTGCTCGACCTGATTTTTGTCCGGGGTTTCGACCGGACGGCGATCATGGGCGCGGACCGGATAATCGTTCATTATCAATCCACCAGGAAGATTCTGGAGGAGGATTACGGCGCCGTTTCTCCGGAACGGCTCCGCACCATACCCTACTGCGTGGAAATCTATAAAAGGATATCCTCTGAGCAGCGGGACAAGGAGGTCCTGGCGATCGGCAAGGAGCGGCCCTGGGTGGTGGTGATCTGCCGGCAGGATCCGCGCAAGGGCATCAACACCTTCTTAAAGGCGATCCGGATTCTCAAGGACCAGGGGATTGATTTCGATTGTTTTATCGTCGGCTCCGGCCCGTTTCTGGAGGACAACCGGAGGCTGGCTCGGCGATTGGGGCTGGGAGAGAAGGTGCGCTTTCTCGGGTTTGTCGACGATATCCAGCCCTTTCTCCATGGGGCCGACGTCTATGTTCTGCCTTCGCTGGAGGAGGGCAGCGGGGCGATCTCCCTGCTTGAGGCGATGAAGGTGGGGGCGGCCATTGTCACCACCCGCTGCGACGGGATCCCCGAGGACTTTACCCATGAACGTAACGGGCTGCTGGTTGAGATGAACGATCATCAAGATATGGCACACCAGATCCGGAGGATCCTTGAGGACCGGGACCTGAAAATGAGGTTATCCAGGAATGCGACAAGGGATTATAATGCCAGGTTCAAGTTCGAGGGGATGTTGCGGGCAATGACCGGGATTGTCGAGGAATTATAAACCGTAAAGGGTCTTATCCCCCTTAAGGGGGTACTGAAAAGGTAAGGTTTCGGTAAACCCCGCACGTTTGAGGTTGGACCGGGAAAGGGGTTTTCTTATAGCGAACGGTGTAGCGGACCCTGAGCCGCGGCCGTGACGGCAAAAGCGGAATTTGAAACAACTTCGGCAGGATATGCTTATGGCTTCCGAATCGCCGCCGCGGCGAAGCGAGTTCCTGCTTGATAGCCTGTTTATGAACAGCCGGCCCTTCTCAATGGAGCGGCCGTTGGTAGAAGAAGACCCCTTTCCCGACAGGAGGGGTTTACTGAATGTTTACCTGAAAAGAGTCCAACTCCGCCGGTGAGGGGAATTTCATGCAAGGGATTGAAACAATAGTTGAAAACGGGCGGATATATGCGATTATCGTCCGCAATAATTTCTGCAGCGCGGAGAAGTATAATTTTCTGACCCCCACCGAGTACCCGCTCCAGCTAGGCGCTAATTTTTACTCGGCCGGCGAGGAGATAAAAAAACATTACCATCCCGACAAGGAGGTGTCGATCCGGACCGTGCAGGAATTTATCGTGGTCAATCGCGGCCGGCTCCGGGTACTTTTTTTTGACGATAACCAGGAGTTCTCCAGGGACGCGGTCCTGGAACAGGGCGATATGATCTTTCTGGCCAGCGGCGGACACGGCTTCGAGGTGCTGGAGGATACCACCATTGTTGAGATAAAACAGGGGCCGTACGCCGGCGTTGATGACAAGGTTCTCTTTTAAGGACAGGGTGCGGCGATGGCGGAAAAAGAATTTATCCCGGTGTGTGAGCCCTTGCTGGCCGGTAATGAACTGGAGTATGTTCAACAGGCGGTCTCCACCGGCTGGATCTCCTCCAGCGGCGGGTTTGTCACCGAGTTTGAAAAAAAATTTGCCGAATTCTGCGGGGTCAGATTCGGGGTGACCACCAACACCGGCACCGCGGCCCTGCACCTCGCCTGTGTCGCCGCTGGAATCGGGCCCGGCGACGAGGTGATCATCCCCTCCTTTACCATGATCTCCACCGCCTTTGCCGTCTGTTACTGCGGGGCAACCCCGGTGTTTGTCGACTGCGAGCGGGAGACCTGGAATATTGACATCACCCGGATCGAGGAGAAGATCAGCCGCCGGACCAGGGCCATCCTGCCGGTGCATATCTACGGCCATCCCTGTGATATGGACCCGATCCTGGAGATTGCCCGCCACCACAACCTCCTGGTCATCGAGGACGCTGCCGAGGTGCATGGAGCGGAGTACAAGGGCCGGCGGTGCGGCAGCCTCGGCGATCTGGGCTGTTTCAGCTTTTTCGCCAACAAGATCGTCACCACCGGGGAGGGGGGAATGGTGGTCACCGACAACGCGGAGCTGCGCGACCGATGCCGCTATTACAAGAATCTGGCCTTCCCCCTGGAGGGGGCCCGGGACTACCGGCATGAGCATATCGGTTTCAACTATCGGATGTCCAACCTGATTGCCGCCCTGGGGGTGGCTCAGACCGAAAAGGCGGCTGAGTATGCGGAGTCTCGGCAACGGAATGCGCGTCTGTACCGGCAACACCTCCAGGGCACGGCCGGCATCTCGTTCCAGCAGGAAAAAGAATGGGCCAAAAGTGTTTCCTGGATGTTCGGAATCCTGATCGAGGACGATTTCGGCCCGGACCGGGACGAGGTGGCAACCGGGTTGCGGGAAGCTGGTATCGACAGCCGGTTTTTCTTTACGCCGATGCACCTGCAGCCTTCCCTGCGGAATCACGGCTGCGATTGCTCCGGAACCTATCCGGTGGCCGAGGAGATTGGCCGCAGGGGACTCTATCTGCCATCCGGCTCCGGGCTGGGCGAAGCGCGGATCGACCGGGTCTGTGAAGCGCTTCTGGCCCTGAGAGGATGATGGCCGGAAACAAGCCGCGTGTTTTGCCGGTTGGTTGCCGTGATGCGGCTGCCGGTGAAGAATCTACTTTCCAAGAGGTCGTCACCTTTGAATAAAATCCTTTTTATCGGGTATCCCTGCCAGGTTACGGCAATCAAGCGATTGCAGGTTTTCCTGGCCTATATTGAAAAGAACTATCCCGGCCGGGCAGTGACCTGGCCCCAACAGTATCCGGCCCTGCGGGATCTGCAGTGGGTCAAGGATATCGAACTGCTGATCGGGCAGTTCTGCCGGGCCGGCACCTGCCACTCGGGCCTGTCCGGAATTTTTCAGCGTCACGGCATCGATAT is a genomic window containing:
- a CDS encoding tetratricopeptide repeat protein translates to MIDRFLAISPGRFLLAVLLLVCASYSNTLYSPLVLDDMHSFVEEPRIYQDDFSVQSLTELADTRFGKARFVPLLSFSLNHYFSRGKIVHYHLTNIAIHLLAVVALFFFLKALLRTETGKKSILLLNPEHYVLFVCGLWALNPVQTNAVTYIVQRMTALAALFYLAALAFYLYGRLAKGPMRRLLFFGGCGLASALAFLSKENSYTLPVAILLVEGMFVSPHLPRRLLGSIRWYHWLVAVVGLGLLLPFVVHTWQIHTADYSIRYFTLEERLLTQLRVVVFYLSLLVLPLPQRLNLDHDFVLSTAWLAPPTTILSGMLLAGLFVAGIMARRRVPLFSFGVFWFFLNLLIESTVIPLELIFEHRLYLPSIGFFMGVVAVIDFGVARSRPRRPAEARKIVLLVMIILITVSSVLTTIRNEDWRDSLTIYEDCYLKSPEKSRAVSNYGMVLAGAGRRTEALALLERALDMGRRHNEEYITTANNILNIHKSQGEYEEAVKAGERYFANMTYDLNFAGFDKFTRNWGYAYFKTGRYEDALNTYTTGLRFSINPQPLLLATNRLFVAANETEEGRKELGLTGEPVDVPLKMARLSLLLRLYDQADKYLQTARELQPEHPLLQQLQGELEEQLEKNRLARQQFQISNDQAYRDNGWFRFYITLARFVMSHYPPLMGRPLYWLLDQARGSAPDSPFVAVYLARWEMHNGRQEEAVQRLERALRSQPDNVMLLGALGPDYLGLGRTGQAVEIFTRILELFPGHPQWAQLEKIVADWEALQGKAIPDPTSS
- a CDS encoding DUF2723 domain-containing protein, whose amino-acid sequence is MASESPPRRSEFLLDSLFMNSRPFSMERPLVEENPFPDRRGVTECLPKILARPISNGLKILSLLHRSSQKTMNTPAAAHKKNQSQQKIDRFARGLPGLFLLAVAAIYISFTSDHLVGADSGEMIAASFNLGIAHPPGYPLYILLGKLFSLISPFSNVIYTYNLFSTLCFLAAIVVLYKALRLIDVQPAAILIGGCFYVFSPMSIRWLTAAEVFSLHILICSIGIYLALFTISKNKFHPATRGLGLVAGLGGANHHSIVFLFPGFFLIYGYYWLKLPDNRTRIKEFSWLIGAFLLGLACYLQPVISTWLFTNPVSALGISVHNLQDLIDLFLRRLYGTFSLTAAGDQTLAATYWLNRYLVTGLFSSQGLTIFSGVLVIWQVLRTLACRFSLRDATCLVWFLSSLCFFLMVNAPAKHGFEEEILARMYLMPNLVATMLAILALDRLLPAFRGGYKKYGRHVAVFAPVAILIITISNGARQTNYDTIDIELQAGRDVLSGCSPDSMLILNSDSNIFTTFYLQEVEGFRRDVACLAWPMTKTADYRNYFSSRFGDRTGLRHPGGETAVPGPTGPVPPPTRVSTVQWLRALLDSGVDIYAATNIHTLLAEYNEDTPARLSNSLQGIVWKVTTPDKTVSTEELLRRNAPFLRSYLTWLAAVDIGRQPRIKKTMLQAYIAYFQLMRKKQFSTATLVLPLDLLADLCHFIKIKAPEDELADLYLGLFYYRYQPRPSLAAHYLTLFTNNYTGKKEELLRLARSILKTIHRQNERPLNNKAATPPARPVSYS
- a CDS encoding polyprenol monophosphomannose synthase, which codes for MKGLVIIPTFNEVDNIALVVAKTLEADPGLDILIIDDNSPDGTGTLADSLADQQPRVHVLHRPRKLGLGTAYIAGFKYAVNRKYDLIFEMDADLSHDPKYLPDFIEAATTADLVIGSRYLNGVNVVNWPMHRLLLSYLANIYARLITGMSVRDLTSGFKCFRREVLESLDLTRISSEGYAFQVEIHFRVWKKGFVLREIPIVFTDRTCASTKMDSHVIVEAVWIVWKMRLLALAGKL
- a CDS encoding tetratricopeptide repeat protein — protein: MNRINGIKPRYFLYGLLLLVFAAYANTLFSPPVLDDFTAFVENPALEVEDFSCQSLQKIAGGRFGITRFLPQLSFAVDRRLGNGFIIQFHLTNIAIHLAVVFALVMFLRAVFRTRVGRESAGEFISPDMMIVLICALWALHPVHTNVVTYIVQRMTSIATLFYIISLAAYIEARIAAGVRKYLLFFVFFCAALASFFSKEISATLPLAVILIEWILINPEWGRDVFSRLRWYHWLAVVIILLLLVPLLHYPWNEVAKGYASRHFTLGERLLTQARVVVFYIGLLLLPWPGWMNLDHDFVVSTSFLDPPSTLFCILLLVLFLSGGFAMRRRCPLVSFGVIWFFLHLALESTAIPLELVFEHRLYLPSIGFWLAVVSGSGAMLARSPFRVNRNACIISLVLVVAVFTGLTRTRNTAWESRLTLTMDCAIKSPAKARAVANYGEALAQQGDFAEALPVLERALAISRPHQEEFISVASNIVTLLGQQGRHGEAISRGETYWRQMSTQMNLINLPKFMLALGRSCARAGRFSDAFQALVIGLHFSPGLDALHDMLLRVLQDASRDERARGELGLDENNGALYRRMAEVMLDVREYELAGQYLDRYTELAPDDLAKQLRDTLGTVRDLNQREERLLQLQNDQVYREDTAFHVYMNAALFFEKYYPLFQGTIVKSLLAMLERRSPGHPFAGLLRVRWKARHCDKAEAIQEAEALVARHPDFIPALTQLVRYYLDEGRREDAAPYLRRILSLYPGHYNWMYYEKVELVSLPGSKGALLRDAFGDIGGQRVIQDAK
- a CDS encoding glycosyltransferase family 2 protein, which produces MLNEKITVVLPAFNEKENIGETILSIRAHLPECEILVVDDGSTDGTGEIARQAGTRVCTHPYNIGNGAAVKTGLRNARGDWVVLMDADGQHNPADIAGLLAHRDRYDMVVGARGKDSETRWHRDLANRIFNGLAGYVTRFKVHDLTSGFRLLRRATARQFIYLLPNTFSYPSTITMAYLRSGRSVKYVPIRTRARKGKSKIRLARDGVRFLLIITKIATLFSPFRIFLPVSFVFFLTGVMYYVYTFITTHRFTNMSALLLTTSVVIFMMGLISEQISQMRYERIDRDGEE
- a CDS encoding glycosyltransferase family 4 protein; protein product: MNQDRSIYIISGKSPMNLPGGLGAYAINLARIFRELGYAVSVLGFSEQADEFQRDGITFIHVHTPFDRLKGLGVGLITPYFLRTLRRKIDADNAGEILVYGMASWNYVGIRLKKALPGRNIKTLVSCFTTHKHELMGHIRGAPIRDYGPGPFIKYGLAYLLDLIFVRGFDRTAIMGADRIIVHYQSTRKILEEDYGAVSPERLRTIPYCVEIYKRISSEQRDKEVLAIGKERPWVVVICRQDPRKGINTFLKAIRILKDQGIDFDCFIVGSGPFLEDNRRLARRLGLGEKVRFLGFVDDIQPFLHGADVYVLPSLEEGSGAISLLEAMKVGAAIVTTRCDGIPEDFTHERNGLLVEMNDHQDMAHQIRRILEDRDLKMRLSRNATRDYNARFKFEGMLRAMTGIVEEL